From a region of the Synchiropus splendidus isolate RoL2022-P1 chromosome 12, RoL_Sspl_1.0, whole genome shotgun sequence genome:
- the si:ch211-154o6.3 gene encoding uncharacterized protein si:ch211-154o6.3 isoform X1 — protein MMGEVRKLQKKLRQIENLEIKISLTPEERYKISRKAELRSRLAELQLQLSGPQHTPGIVGDGKKEKMKRQVEDVASPPTLPAPKIPKGEEKSKATSASARTKEACGAAGSSRVKDRADQATVSDHHRDTSGGCLARADIDTEQQSGQKSADAEFTSLRASWEKAKFRLRRLEGHNDIVTCVVAVDNLVVSGSRDTTVKVWHVPTATEHKNLGGHTGGITCLSAPPPEYCRKLAWILSLSDKERFILSGSADCCVKVWALNVGQCVKSIYTFNAVTALCFVPEGDGYIITGSDGGKVQAWSWHTFESCQSINAHQEAVTSVQSQGPLVFTASSEGGVSVWENRCSDRDPLRLLHHWSGRVTGCGGGRLTLSPRGERVLLADGRAWLKILHWGTGTMSRLTNHSSVTGVTDCVHQAAGLLIGSCYDLANGESALNLFSLPQCRYLASLTCRDAARILCFAAWTTGSGDHRWVTGGRDLIVWEQLPSAGKQRGDVIVKRDSRLDSVLESEGDTEEEDDEETDGTNLHSGYDDDDTEEPNAHHSDRSKEEESGSWLRCVVQ, from the exons ATG ATGGGGGAAGTGAGgaagctgcagaagaagttAAGGCAGATTGAAAATCTGGAAATAAAAATCAGTCTAACACCAGAGGAGAGATATAAG ATCTCCAGGAAGGCGGAGCTGCGTTCCAGATTGGctgagcttcagcttcagctttcTGGCCCGCAGCACACTCCAGGGATCGTGGGAGACGGGAAAAAGGAGAAGATGAAAAGACAAGT CGAGGACGTCGCCTCACCACCAACTCTTCCGGCACCAAAAATTCCCAAGGGAGAAGAGAAGTCCAAGGCAACGTCAGCTTCTGCCAGAACCAAAGAGGCGTGTGGAGCAGCTGGGAGCAGCAGAGTAAAGGACCGGGCAGATCAGGCCACTGTGTCTGATCACCACCGAGACACCTCAGGTGGCTGCTTGGCCCGCGCCGACATCGACACGGAACAGCAGAGCGGACAGAAGA GCGCAGATGCTGAATTTACATCCCTCAGAGCATCCTGGGAGAAGGCGAAGTTCCGCTTGAGGCGACTGGAGGGTCACAACGACATCGTCACGTGCGTCGTTGCCGTTGACAACCTAGTTGTTTCTGGAAg CCGGGACACGACTGTGAAGGTGTGGCACGTTCCCACGGCAACAGAGCACAAGAACCTGGGGGGTCACACTGGTGGTATCACCTGTTTGTCAGCCCCGCCTCCTGAGTATTGCAGGAAGCTgg CCTGGATTCTTTCTTTATCAGACAAGGAGCGGTTTATTCTGAGTGGCTCTGCCGACTGCTGCGTGAAGGTCTGGGCCCTTAATGTCG GGCAGTGTGTGAAGTCTATCTACACATTCAACGCCGTGACGGCGCTCTGCTTCGTGCCCGAGGGAGACGGCTACATCATTACCGGTTCAG ACGGGGGCAAAGTTCAAGCCTGGAGCTGGCACACTTTTGAGAGCTGCCAGTCCATCAACGCTCACCAGGAAGCCGTTACCTCCGTCCAG TCTCAAGGTCCGCTGGTGTTCACCGCCTCTTCTGAGGGAGGGGTGTCTGTGTGGGAGAACCGCTGCTCCGATCGGGACCCCTTGAGGCTCCTGCACCACTGGAGTGGTCGGGTGACGGGCTGTGGAGGGGGCCGCCTCACTCTCAGCCCGCGGGGGGAGCGGGTCCTGCTGGCGGACGGTCGGGCCTGGCTCAAAATCCTTCACTGGGGAACCG GAACCATGTCCAGGCTCACCAAccacagcagcgtcaccggggtAACAGATTGTGTTCATCAGGCTGCCGGGCTCCTAATTGGCTCCTGCTATGATCTGGCGAATGGAGAGAGCGCGCTGAACT TATTTTCTTTGCCTCAGTGTCGGTACTTGGCCTCCCTGACCTGCCGGGACGCTGCTAGAATACTGTGTTTTGCGGCGTGGACCACAGGGAGCGGCGATCACCGCTGGGTAACCGGAGGTCGTGACCTTATCGTTTGGGAGCAGCTGCCCAGCGCTGGGAAGCAAAG GGGTGACGTCATTGTGAAAAGAGACAGTCGCCTGGACTCGGTTTTGGAATCTGAGGGAGacacagaggaagaggatgacgaAGAGACAGACGGTACCAATTTACACTCAG GTTACGACGACGACGACACAGAGGAGCCAAACGCTCATCACAGCGACAGATCAAAGGAGGAAGAGTCCGGCTCGTGGCTGCGCTGCGTCGTCCAATGA
- the si:ch211-154o6.3 gene encoding uncharacterized protein si:ch211-154o6.3 isoform X4, producing MISRKAELRSRLAELQLQLSGPQHTPGIVGDGKKEKMKRQVEDVASPPTLPAPKIPKGEEKSKATSASARTKEACGAAGSSRVKDRADQATVSDHHRDTSGGCLARADIDTEQQSGQKSADAEFTSLRASWEKAKFRLRRLEGHNDIVTCVVAVDNLVVSGSRDTTVKVWHVPTATEHKNLGGHTGGITCLSAPPPEYCRKLAWILSLSDKERFILSGSADCCVKVWALNVGQCVKSIYTFNAVTALCFVPEGDGYIITGSDGGKVQAWSWHTFESCQSINAHQEAVTSVQSQGPLVFTASSEGGVSVWENRCSDRDPLRLLHHWSGRVTGCGGGRLTLSPRGERVLLADGRAWLKILHWGTGTMSRLTNHSSVTGVTDCVHQAAGLLIGSCYDLANGESALNLFSLPQCRYLASLTCRDAARILCFAAWTTGSGDHRWVTGGRDLIVWEQLPSAGKQRGDVIVKRDSRLDSVLESEGDTEEEDDEETDGTNLHSGYDDDDTEEPNAHHSDRSKEEESGSWLRCVVQ from the exons ATG ATCTCCAGGAAGGCGGAGCTGCGTTCCAGATTGGctgagcttcagcttcagctttcTGGCCCGCAGCACACTCCAGGGATCGTGGGAGACGGGAAAAAGGAGAAGATGAAAAGACAAGT CGAGGACGTCGCCTCACCACCAACTCTTCCGGCACCAAAAATTCCCAAGGGAGAAGAGAAGTCCAAGGCAACGTCAGCTTCTGCCAGAACCAAAGAGGCGTGTGGAGCAGCTGGGAGCAGCAGAGTAAAGGACCGGGCAGATCAGGCCACTGTGTCTGATCACCACCGAGACACCTCAGGTGGCTGCTTGGCCCGCGCCGACATCGACACGGAACAGCAGAGCGGACAGAAGA GCGCAGATGCTGAATTTACATCCCTCAGAGCATCCTGGGAGAAGGCGAAGTTCCGCTTGAGGCGACTGGAGGGTCACAACGACATCGTCACGTGCGTCGTTGCCGTTGACAACCTAGTTGTTTCTGGAAg CCGGGACACGACTGTGAAGGTGTGGCACGTTCCCACGGCAACAGAGCACAAGAACCTGGGGGGTCACACTGGTGGTATCACCTGTTTGTCAGCCCCGCCTCCTGAGTATTGCAGGAAGCTgg CCTGGATTCTTTCTTTATCAGACAAGGAGCGGTTTATTCTGAGTGGCTCTGCCGACTGCTGCGTGAAGGTCTGGGCCCTTAATGTCG GGCAGTGTGTGAAGTCTATCTACACATTCAACGCCGTGACGGCGCTCTGCTTCGTGCCCGAGGGAGACGGCTACATCATTACCGGTTCAG ACGGGGGCAAAGTTCAAGCCTGGAGCTGGCACACTTTTGAGAGCTGCCAGTCCATCAACGCTCACCAGGAAGCCGTTACCTCCGTCCAG TCTCAAGGTCCGCTGGTGTTCACCGCCTCTTCTGAGGGAGGGGTGTCTGTGTGGGAGAACCGCTGCTCCGATCGGGACCCCTTGAGGCTCCTGCACCACTGGAGTGGTCGGGTGACGGGCTGTGGAGGGGGCCGCCTCACTCTCAGCCCGCGGGGGGAGCGGGTCCTGCTGGCGGACGGTCGGGCCTGGCTCAAAATCCTTCACTGGGGAACCG GAACCATGTCCAGGCTCACCAAccacagcagcgtcaccggggtAACAGATTGTGTTCATCAGGCTGCCGGGCTCCTAATTGGCTCCTGCTATGATCTGGCGAATGGAGAGAGCGCGCTGAACT TATTTTCTTTGCCTCAGTGTCGGTACTTGGCCTCCCTGACCTGCCGGGACGCTGCTAGAATACTGTGTTTTGCGGCGTGGACCACAGGGAGCGGCGATCACCGCTGGGTAACCGGAGGTCGTGACCTTATCGTTTGGGAGCAGCTGCCCAGCGCTGGGAAGCAAAG GGGTGACGTCATTGTGAAAAGAGACAGTCGCCTGGACTCGGTTTTGGAATCTGAGGGAGacacagaggaagaggatgacgaAGAGACAGACGGTACCAATTTACACTCAG GTTACGACGACGACGACACAGAGGAGCCAAACGCTCATCACAGCGACAGATCAAAGGAGGAAGAGTCCGGCTCGTGGCTGCGCTGCGTCGTCCAATGA
- the si:ch211-154o6.3 gene encoding uncharacterized protein si:ch211-154o6.3 isoform X3: protein MMGEVRKLQKKLRQIENLEIKISLTPEERYKISRKAELRSRLAELQLQLSGPQHTPGIVGDGKKEKMKRQVEDVASPPTLPAPKIPKGEEKSKATSASARTKEACGAAGSSRVKDRADQATVSDHHRDTSGGCLARADIDTEQQSGQKSADAEFTSLRASWEKAKFRLRRLEGHNDIVTCVVAVDNLVVSGSRDTTVKVWHVPTATEHKNLGGHTGGITCLSAPPPEYCRKLAWILSLSDKERFILSGSADCCVKVWALNVGQCVKSIYTFNAVTALCFVPEGDGYIITGSDGGKVQAWSWHTFESCQSINAHQEAVTSVQSQGPLVFTASSEGGVSVWENRCSDRDPLRLLHHWSGRVTGCGGGRLTLSPRGERVLLADGRAWLKILHWGTGTMSRLTNHSSVTGVTDCVHQAAGLLIGSCYDLANGESALNLFSLPQCRYLASLTCRDAARILCFAAWTTGSGDHRWVTGGRDLIVWEQLPSAGKQRGDVIVKRDSRLDSVLESEGDTEEEDDEETDGYDDDDTEEPNAHHSDRSKEEESGSWLRCVVQ, encoded by the exons ATG ATGGGGGAAGTGAGgaagctgcagaagaagttAAGGCAGATTGAAAATCTGGAAATAAAAATCAGTCTAACACCAGAGGAGAGATATAAG ATCTCCAGGAAGGCGGAGCTGCGTTCCAGATTGGctgagcttcagcttcagctttcTGGCCCGCAGCACACTCCAGGGATCGTGGGAGACGGGAAAAAGGAGAAGATGAAAAGACAAGT CGAGGACGTCGCCTCACCACCAACTCTTCCGGCACCAAAAATTCCCAAGGGAGAAGAGAAGTCCAAGGCAACGTCAGCTTCTGCCAGAACCAAAGAGGCGTGTGGAGCAGCTGGGAGCAGCAGAGTAAAGGACCGGGCAGATCAGGCCACTGTGTCTGATCACCACCGAGACACCTCAGGTGGCTGCTTGGCCCGCGCCGACATCGACACGGAACAGCAGAGCGGACAGAAGA GCGCAGATGCTGAATTTACATCCCTCAGAGCATCCTGGGAGAAGGCGAAGTTCCGCTTGAGGCGACTGGAGGGTCACAACGACATCGTCACGTGCGTCGTTGCCGTTGACAACCTAGTTGTTTCTGGAAg CCGGGACACGACTGTGAAGGTGTGGCACGTTCCCACGGCAACAGAGCACAAGAACCTGGGGGGTCACACTGGTGGTATCACCTGTTTGTCAGCCCCGCCTCCTGAGTATTGCAGGAAGCTgg CCTGGATTCTTTCTTTATCAGACAAGGAGCGGTTTATTCTGAGTGGCTCTGCCGACTGCTGCGTGAAGGTCTGGGCCCTTAATGTCG GGCAGTGTGTGAAGTCTATCTACACATTCAACGCCGTGACGGCGCTCTGCTTCGTGCCCGAGGGAGACGGCTACATCATTACCGGTTCAG ACGGGGGCAAAGTTCAAGCCTGGAGCTGGCACACTTTTGAGAGCTGCCAGTCCATCAACGCTCACCAGGAAGCCGTTACCTCCGTCCAG TCTCAAGGTCCGCTGGTGTTCACCGCCTCTTCTGAGGGAGGGGTGTCTGTGTGGGAGAACCGCTGCTCCGATCGGGACCCCTTGAGGCTCCTGCACCACTGGAGTGGTCGGGTGACGGGCTGTGGAGGGGGCCGCCTCACTCTCAGCCCGCGGGGGGAGCGGGTCCTGCTGGCGGACGGTCGGGCCTGGCTCAAAATCCTTCACTGGGGAACCG GAACCATGTCCAGGCTCACCAAccacagcagcgtcaccggggtAACAGATTGTGTTCATCAGGCTGCCGGGCTCCTAATTGGCTCCTGCTATGATCTGGCGAATGGAGAGAGCGCGCTGAACT TATTTTCTTTGCCTCAGTGTCGGTACTTGGCCTCCCTGACCTGCCGGGACGCTGCTAGAATACTGTGTTTTGCGGCGTGGACCACAGGGAGCGGCGATCACCGCTGGGTAACCGGAGGTCGTGACCTTATCGTTTGGGAGCAGCTGCCCAGCGCTGGGAAGCAAAG GGGTGACGTCATTGTGAAAAGAGACAGTCGCCTGGACTCGGTTTTGGAATCTGAGGGAGacacagaggaagaggatgacgaAGAGACAGACG GTTACGACGACGACGACACAGAGGAGCCAAACGCTCATCACAGCGACAGATCAAAGGAGGAAGAGTCCGGCTCGTGGCTGCGCTGCGTCGTCCAATGA
- the si:ch211-154o6.3 gene encoding uncharacterized protein si:ch211-154o6.3 isoform X2 — protein sequence MGEVRKLQKKLRQIENLEIKISLTPEERYKISRKAELRSRLAELQLQLSGPQHTPGIVGDGKKEKMKRQVEDVASPPTLPAPKIPKGEEKSKATSASARTKEACGAAGSSRVKDRADQATVSDHHRDTSGGCLARADIDTEQQSGQKSADAEFTSLRASWEKAKFRLRRLEGHNDIVTCVVAVDNLVVSGSRDTTVKVWHVPTATEHKNLGGHTGGITCLSAPPPEYCRKLAWILSLSDKERFILSGSADCCVKVWALNVGQCVKSIYTFNAVTALCFVPEGDGYIITGSDGGKVQAWSWHTFESCQSINAHQEAVTSVQSQGPLVFTASSEGGVSVWENRCSDRDPLRLLHHWSGRVTGCGGGRLTLSPRGERVLLADGRAWLKILHWGTGTMSRLTNHSSVTGVTDCVHQAAGLLIGSCYDLANGESALNLFSLPQCRYLASLTCRDAARILCFAAWTTGSGDHRWVTGGRDLIVWEQLPSAGKQRGDVIVKRDSRLDSVLESEGDTEEEDDEETDGTNLHSGYDDDDTEEPNAHHSDRSKEEESGSWLRCVVQ from the exons ATGGGGGAAGTGAGgaagctgcagaagaagttAAGGCAGATTGAAAATCTGGAAATAAAAATCAGTCTAACACCAGAGGAGAGATATAAG ATCTCCAGGAAGGCGGAGCTGCGTTCCAGATTGGctgagcttcagcttcagctttcTGGCCCGCAGCACACTCCAGGGATCGTGGGAGACGGGAAAAAGGAGAAGATGAAAAGACAAGT CGAGGACGTCGCCTCACCACCAACTCTTCCGGCACCAAAAATTCCCAAGGGAGAAGAGAAGTCCAAGGCAACGTCAGCTTCTGCCAGAACCAAAGAGGCGTGTGGAGCAGCTGGGAGCAGCAGAGTAAAGGACCGGGCAGATCAGGCCACTGTGTCTGATCACCACCGAGACACCTCAGGTGGCTGCTTGGCCCGCGCCGACATCGACACGGAACAGCAGAGCGGACAGAAGA GCGCAGATGCTGAATTTACATCCCTCAGAGCATCCTGGGAGAAGGCGAAGTTCCGCTTGAGGCGACTGGAGGGTCACAACGACATCGTCACGTGCGTCGTTGCCGTTGACAACCTAGTTGTTTCTGGAAg CCGGGACACGACTGTGAAGGTGTGGCACGTTCCCACGGCAACAGAGCACAAGAACCTGGGGGGTCACACTGGTGGTATCACCTGTTTGTCAGCCCCGCCTCCTGAGTATTGCAGGAAGCTgg CCTGGATTCTTTCTTTATCAGACAAGGAGCGGTTTATTCTGAGTGGCTCTGCCGACTGCTGCGTGAAGGTCTGGGCCCTTAATGTCG GGCAGTGTGTGAAGTCTATCTACACATTCAACGCCGTGACGGCGCTCTGCTTCGTGCCCGAGGGAGACGGCTACATCATTACCGGTTCAG ACGGGGGCAAAGTTCAAGCCTGGAGCTGGCACACTTTTGAGAGCTGCCAGTCCATCAACGCTCACCAGGAAGCCGTTACCTCCGTCCAG TCTCAAGGTCCGCTGGTGTTCACCGCCTCTTCTGAGGGAGGGGTGTCTGTGTGGGAGAACCGCTGCTCCGATCGGGACCCCTTGAGGCTCCTGCACCACTGGAGTGGTCGGGTGACGGGCTGTGGAGGGGGCCGCCTCACTCTCAGCCCGCGGGGGGAGCGGGTCCTGCTGGCGGACGGTCGGGCCTGGCTCAAAATCCTTCACTGGGGAACCG GAACCATGTCCAGGCTCACCAAccacagcagcgtcaccggggtAACAGATTGTGTTCATCAGGCTGCCGGGCTCCTAATTGGCTCCTGCTATGATCTGGCGAATGGAGAGAGCGCGCTGAACT TATTTTCTTTGCCTCAGTGTCGGTACTTGGCCTCCCTGACCTGCCGGGACGCTGCTAGAATACTGTGTTTTGCGGCGTGGACCACAGGGAGCGGCGATCACCGCTGGGTAACCGGAGGTCGTGACCTTATCGTTTGGGAGCAGCTGCCCAGCGCTGGGAAGCAAAG GGGTGACGTCATTGTGAAAAGAGACAGTCGCCTGGACTCGGTTTTGGAATCTGAGGGAGacacagaggaagaggatgacgaAGAGACAGACGGTACCAATTTACACTCAG GTTACGACGACGACGACACAGAGGAGCCAAACGCTCATCACAGCGACAGATCAAAGGAGGAAGAGTCCGGCTCGTGGCTGCGCTGCGTCGTCCAATGA